A region from the Lutra lutra chromosome 1, mLutLut1.2, whole genome shotgun sequence genome encodes:
- the DNAJC28 gene encoding dnaJ homolog subfamily C member 28 isoform X1, with product MRRGAAWGREPLSPFPKAVKTITRKIMNMMYVTMVQILRSHLINVPMISNRKKMLPYLGVIRHRALSTHISKKKMREYYRLLNLDEGCSADDVRESFHKLAKQYHPDSGSDTADSATFVRIEEAYRKVLSHVLEQTNARQNKVEEAEEEEDKFKYKTPQHRHYLSFEGIGFGTPSQREKQYRQFRADRATEQVMEYQKQKLQSQYFVDSLIVKDVRQSKEQKITQAIERLVEDLIQESMAKGDFDNLSGKGKPLKKFSGCSYIDPMTHNLNRILIDNGYQPEWILMQKEIKDTIDQLREAILASRKKLGNPMTPTEQKQWTQVCEQFQENIRKLNKRINDFNLIVPLLTWQKVHFDAQKEIARAQEVYETLVRAEEVTGKNPNNIDRGEREKTPEVKTGFFNWMNVWKFIKT from the exons ATGCGCAGAGGCGCAGCTTGGGGGCGGGAGCCGCTAAGCCCCTTCCCCAAGGCTGTGAAG ACCATCACTAGGAAGATTATGAACATGATGTATGTGACAATGGTTCAAATCTTAAGGTCTCATCTGATAAATGTTCCAATGATATCtaatagaaagaaaatgctcCCATATCTTGGTGTCATTAGACACAGAGCGTTGTCAACTCATATATCCAAAAAGAAGATGCGAGAATATTATAGGCTGCTAAATCTGGATGAAGGTTGCTCTGCGGATGATGTCAGGGAATCTTTTCATAAGCTTGCCAAGCAATACCATCCGGACAGTGGCTCTGATACTGCGGATTCGGCAACATTTGTAAGGATCGAAGAAGCTTATCGGAAGGTGCTTTCCCATGTGCTAGAACAAACAAATGCCCGACAGAATAAAgttgaagaagcagaggaagaagaagacaaatTCAAATACAAAACACCCCAACACCGGCATTATTTAAGTTTTGAAGGTATTGGTTTTGGAACTCCAAGTCAACGAGAGAAGCAGTATAGGCAGTTTCGAGCTGACCGTGCAACTGAGCAAGTCATGGAGTATCAGAAGCAGAAGCTACAAAGCCAGTATTTTGTTGACAGTTTAATTGTTAAAGATGTGAGACAGAGTAAAGAACAAAAGATAACTCAAGCTATAGAGCGTTTAGTAGAAGATCTCATTCAGGAGTCAATGGCCAAAGGAGACTTTGACAACCTCAGTGGGAAGGGAAAACctctaaaaaaattttctggCTGTTCATATATTGATCCCATGACTCACAACCTGAACAGAATACTGATAGATAATGGATATCAACCAGAATGGATCCTaatgcaaaaggaaataaaggatacCATTGATCAACTCAGAGAGGCGATCTTAGCATCCAGGAAAAAACTTGGGAATCCCATGACACCAACTGAACAGAAACAGTGGACCCAAGTCTGTGAACAGTTTcaagaaaacatcagaaaacTAAACAAGCgaattaatgattttaatttgatTGTTCCCCTCCTGACCTGGCAAAAAGTCCATTTTGATGCACAGAAAGAAATTGCCAGAGCCCAGGAAGTATATGAGACCCTTGTAAGAGCAGAAGAAGTCACAGGTAAAAACCCAAACAACATTGAtcggggagaaagggagaaaacaccTGAAGTCAAGACAGGTTTTTTTAACTGGATGAATGTGTGGAAATTTATTAAAACATGA
- the DNAJC28 gene encoding dnaJ homolog subfamily C member 28 isoform X2 encodes MRRGAAWGREPLSPFPKAVKTITRKIMNMMYVTMVQILRSHLINVPMISNRKKMLPYLGVIRHRALSTHISKKKMREYYRLLNLDEGCSADDVRESFHKLAKQYHPDSGSDTADSATFVRIEEAYRKVLSHVLEQTNARQNKVEEAEEEEDKFKYKTPQHRHYLSFEGIGFGTPSQREKQYRQFRADRATEQVMEYQKQKLQSQYFVDSLIVKDVRQSKEQKITQAIERLVEDLIQESMAKGDFDNLSGKGKPLKKFSGCSYIDPMTHNLNRILIDNGYQPEWILMQKEIKDTIDQLREAILASRKKLGNPMTPTEQKQWTQVCEQFQENIRKLNKRINDFNLIVPLLTWQKVHFDAQKEIARAQEVYETLVRAEEVTELITSPGMREGESCKKPSLRHVRPALL; translated from the exons ATGCGCAGAGGCGCAGCTTGGGGGCGGGAGCCGCTAAGCCCCTTCCCCAAGGCTGTGAAG ACCATCACTAGGAAGATTATGAACATGATGTATGTGACAATGGTTCAAATCTTAAGGTCTCATCTGATAAATGTTCCAATGATATCtaatagaaagaaaatgctcCCATATCTTGGTGTCATTAGACACAGAGCGTTGTCAACTCATATATCCAAAAAGAAGATGCGAGAATATTATAGGCTGCTAAATCTGGATGAAGGTTGCTCTGCGGATGATGTCAGGGAATCTTTTCATAAGCTTGCCAAGCAATACCATCCGGACAGTGGCTCTGATACTGCGGATTCGGCAACATTTGTAAGGATCGAAGAAGCTTATCGGAAGGTGCTTTCCCATGTGCTAGAACAAACAAATGCCCGACAGAATAAAgttgaagaagcagaggaagaagaagacaaatTCAAATACAAAACACCCCAACACCGGCATTATTTAAGTTTTGAAGGTATTGGTTTTGGAACTCCAAGTCAACGAGAGAAGCAGTATAGGCAGTTTCGAGCTGACCGTGCAACTGAGCAAGTCATGGAGTATCAGAAGCAGAAGCTACAAAGCCAGTATTTTGTTGACAGTTTAATTGTTAAAGATGTGAGACAGAGTAAAGAACAAAAGATAACTCAAGCTATAGAGCGTTTAGTAGAAGATCTCATTCAGGAGTCAATGGCCAAAGGAGACTTTGACAACCTCAGTGGGAAGGGAAAACctctaaaaaaattttctggCTGTTCATATATTGATCCCATGACTCACAACCTGAACAGAATACTGATAGATAATGGATATCAACCAGAATGGATCCTaatgcaaaaggaaataaaggatacCATTGATCAACTCAGAGAGGCGATCTTAGCATCCAGGAAAAAACTTGGGAATCCCATGACACCAACTGAACAGAAACAGTGGACCCAAGTCTGTGAACAGTTTcaagaaaacatcagaaaacTAAACAAGCgaattaatgattttaatttgatTGTTCCCCTCCTGACCTGGCAAAAAGTCCATTTTGATGCACAGAAAGAAATTGCCAGAGCCCAGGAAGTATATGAGACCCTTGTAAGAGCAGAAGAAGTCACAG AACTAATCACATCTCCAGGGATGCGTGAGGGAGAAAGCTGTAAGAAACCGAGCCTGAGACATGTTCGACCAGCTTTGCTCTGA